A part of Synchiropus splendidus isolate RoL2022-P1 chromosome 19, RoL_Sspl_1.0, whole genome shotgun sequence genomic DNA contains:
- the LOC128750681 gene encoding serine/threonine-protein kinase SBK1-like, whose translation MTSAPHGSRAPVDILEELQLIAAQNLERLDVNKYYEVVRELGKGTYGKVDLVVHKIRGTQMALKFLRKKTTKLKSFLREYSISLFLSPCPFIINMFGIAFETDDFYIFAQEFAPAGDLFDIIPPQIGLQEAVAKRCVHQVAIALDYLHCKKLVHRDIKPENILIFDKECRKVKLSDFGMTRRAGSPVKRVSGTIPYTAPELCDTSGQEGFCVDYSTDVWAFGVLLFCMLTGNFPWEKALPNDTFYDEFIRWQRRRTSTVPSQWRRFSDDALRMFRRLLSIEQERRCSVKEVFSYFSHGWMLDGDSRSGGRASAALDITSSSEEENVLADRLKQQTLSPPGGGVKGTIMMNSHFSSMSSNSSPSSTGSYERVNRENSERGRLLVTTPIEICV comes from the exons ATGACCTCGGCACCTCACGGCTCTCGGGCTCCCGTCGACATCTTGGAGGAGCTCCAGTTGATCGCGGCACAAAACCTGGAAAGGCTGGACGTCAACAAGTACTACGAGGTCGTCCGTGAGCTGGGCAAAGGGACGTACGGCAAGGTTGACCTGGTGGTCCACAAGATCAGAG GCACACAGATGGCGCTGAAGTTCCTGAGGAAGAAGACCACCAAACTCAAGAGCTTCCTGCGAGAGTACAGCATTTCCCTCTTCCTGTCGCCGTGTcccttcatcatcaacatgttcGGAATCGCCTTCGAGACCGACGACTTCTACATCTTCGCTCAGGAGTTTGCGCCGGCGGGCGACCTGTTCGACATCATCCCTCCTCAG ATCGGTCTCCAGGAAGCTGTGGCGAAGCGCTGCGTCCACCAGGTGGCGATCGCTCTGGACTACCTGCACTGCAAGAAGCTGGTCCACCGGGACATTAAACCGGAGAACATCCTCATCTTCGACAAGGAGTGTCGAAAGGTCAAGCTGTCGGACTTTGGCATGACGCGGCGCGCTGGTTCGCCGGTGAAGCGCGTGAGCGGGACCATCCCGTACACGGCGCCGGAGCTGTGCGACACGTCGGGGCAGGAGGGCTTCTGCGTGGACTACAGCACCGACGTGTGGGCCTTCGGCGTGCTGCTCTTCTGCATGCTCACCGGGAACTTCCCCTGGGAGAAGGCCTTGCCCAACGACACCTTCTACGACGAGTTTATTCGCTGGCAGCGTCGGAGGACGAGCACCGTGCCATCGCAGTGGCGGCGCTTCAGCGACGACGCCCTGCGCATGTTCCGCCGGCTGCTGTCCATTGAGCAGGAACGCCGGTGCTCCGTCAAAGAGGTCTTCAGCTACTTCAGCCACGGTTGGATGCTGGACGGCGACAGCAGGAGCGGGGGGAGGGCGAGCGCAGCTCTGGACATCACCTCCTCCTCGGAGGAGGAGAACGTGCTGGCAGACCGGCTGAAGCAGCAGACCCTGTCACCCCCAGGTGGCGGGGTGAAAGGGACCATCATGATGAACTCgcacttctcctccatgtccAGCAACAGCTCTCCGTCGTCCACCGGCAGCTACGAGCGCGTGAACAGAGAGAACAGCGAGAGGGGGCGACTGCTGGTGACCACGCCCATCGAAATCTGCGTGTGA